A window from Bacillota bacterium encodes these proteins:
- a CDS encoding 4Fe-4S dicluster domain-containing protein, whose amino-acid sequence MQVDAEKCVGCGQCIPFCPVDARSLGRLPGHGRVTLIIDSDRCAECGVCLRSGICPTDAMYQEALEMPRLIRAILSDPLIEFKATGVPGRGTEEIKTNEITGRIRFGYAGVGIEMGRPGVSTSWEDVQEVTRAMAKLGVGFCEGNPVTHFMADRNTGDLEPDVVKEKSLSAIIEFDVSLEKLPEVLRVLQEITPQLETVYTLEVSCKVHPDGTLPVLPIIEQAGYTVLPNSKNNLGMGRPRFREPGEEGVA is encoded by the coding sequence GTGCAGGTTGATGCGGAGAAGTGCGTGGGCTGTGGCCAGTGCATCCCCTTCTGTCCGGTGGATGCCCGTAGCCTGGGCAGGTTACCCGGGCACGGCCGGGTGACCCTGATCATCGACTCCGACCGTTGCGCGGAGTGTGGCGTGTGCCTGCGCTCGGGCATCTGCCCCACCGACGCCATGTACCAGGAAGCCCTGGAGATGCCCCGTCTGATCCGGGCCATCCTGTCCGATCCCCTCATCGAGTTCAAGGCCACCGGAGTGCCGGGACGGGGTACCGAGGAGATCAAGACCAATGAGATCACGGGACGCATCCGGTTCGGTTACGCCGGTGTGGGTATCGAGATGGGCCGTCCCGGGGTGAGCACCTCCTGGGAGGACGTGCAAGAGGTGACACGGGCTATGGCCAAACTGGGGGTCGGCTTCTGCGAAGGCAACCCGGTTACCCATTTCATGGCGGACCGGAACACCGGGGATCTCGAGCCCGACGTGGTGAAGGAAAAGTCGCTTTCGGCCATCATTGAGTTCGACGTGTCCCTGGAGAAGCTCCCCGAGGTGTTGCGGGTGTTGCAGGAGATCACCCCCCAGCTCGAAACCGTCTACACGCTGGAGGTCTCCTGCAAGGTGCATCCCGACGGCACCCTGCCCGTGCTGCCCATCATTGAGCAGGCGGGGTATACCGTGTTGCCCAACAGCAAGAACA